Genomic segment of Iocasia fonsfrigidae:
TAGATATCTTTGATCTATCGCCTGAAATTGTTCTTGATTTACCATTAATAATGCTGGTAGGTCAGCAGAAATTATATATAGAAAATCATAAGGGAATAAAAAATTTTGATAATGATAAAATTAAAATCAGTATCAATAAGG
This window contains:
- a CDS encoding YabP/YqfC family sporulation protein, translated to MDKIKKQFLDIFDLSPEIVLDLPLIMLVGQQKLYIENHKGIKNFDNDKIKISINKGYLIFSGKELVVEEIREDCLFISGNIVMIQYEKRGGAV